ttcccttagcatagtgttttcaaggttcatccatgtggtgATATATAAACCAGAACTTCATTGCTTTTTATGGCCAAGTgatacatattattttgtttatccattcatcagttgattgaTGTTGGAATTGTTtacactttttggctattatgaataatgcttccaTTCATATTTGTGTACCAGTTTTTGTGTGGACctttgttttcattcctcttgGGTATATGCCTTACTGCTGGATATTATGATAAttctgtttaacattttgaagaactgccaaactgttttcagGGAGGTGGTTTAGTCACACCAGGAGTGTGTGAGGGTCCAATTTCTCTGAATGcctcaattttcaaaaatttatgcAATTTGTTAAATTTCAGCTGTGAAAATTATGCTCACTTATGTAGAAACCTGGTAATTGATGTTTTTATACATATTCAGAAgcttaattattttcataaagataGGGTCTGGCACTCCAAAAATCTTTGTGGCAATTAATAATTTGCTTAAACTCAAGCTAAGCCAAATAAACATCCTGGGAAGGAATCTGTTTCATTGCTATTCTTAGGCTGTCAAAGCCGTCCAAGTTAATGCGTCTTTAAAGTATACCACTTTTATATTGTCTGGCAatttataaatgtcttttgtATACTGTATCTCTTTTAGTTCTTAATAGTCCTTGTGACACATGCTTGGTTAGTTGTTGTCGGATCTCAATTTGGTTGTGATCTGGTTTCCCCCAGATCACCTGTCTACCGAAAGATTGACGTTGAGTTTAAATCCAGACCCTGCTTAAGCCTCAGTCTCTAATCCTATATACACTAAGTACTTCGTTTGGTTTATTTTACTAATTCAAATTAGAGAGGACTTGAGTTACCTCACTATATCCTATATTTTCAGTTTGTTGACATTTTAGTTGCTTTCCAGTTACCTGCAGTAGGATCGATCGTATAAGAACCTAGTTATCAAAGAgctgtttccaaataaaatgtGTAACTAGAAAATACATGAAACTCCTTAATTCATGTTAACTGAGTTTGCACATTGTAAGGAAATTATATTATTCTGATACTGACATATTAGATGACTAGTCATATTTTGTTCTTCTCCCTGCCAGATTATGGAAAGAATTATGGATCTACCCACTTTACTGAGGCATGCATTCAGGGAAATGTTTTCAGTCGGGGGCCTTTTCTGGATGTTCCGCATCAGGATTATACTTTGTTTAATGGGAGCTTTTTTCTATCTTATATCACCTCTAGATTTTGTACCTGAAGCCTTGTTTGGAATTCTAGGCTTTCTAGATGATTTCTTTGTCATCTTTCTGTTGCTCATCTATATCTCTATTATGTATCGAGAAGTGATAACACAGAGACTAAACAGGTGAAAAAATGTGAGTTTACTAATATTTCAGCCAGTGTGTGAAATCAGACAGAAGGGCCAATGGCAGTATATAGCATTTGACTATTATTGTACAAGCTTAAAACCACTGTATGGCAAACATTTGATTTCATTTGGCAAATGCCTAGCAAGATATGACTGGAATTTTTACATTACAGGTTCTAATATTAAGGTTagaattataataatttacaATTATATCTTGATTCTGTGTTGTCTATAAAGTCTCTGGAAAAACTATAGAATTATATAAAAAGGGatgattttatatgtttttctttttccaaaaattagATTAATTGGATGTATAGTAAGatattgttttatagtttatcCAATTTATTCTTCTCAGTGTGTACCTATATGATAATATATTGCTATGAAATGCAtctaattatttttgttacaaTAAAATGTTGTACAATATTGGGGGAAAGTCACTGTGTCTTTTAGTACTAGCTACGTTTTATGGACTTAACAGCAGTTAGGCTTTGTCATCCTGATAGAGTTCTTTGCTCTCAGCTAAAAGTGAAAGAATGAACTTGAAATTTATAATTTGATTCCATGTTCTGGTTTATAAGACACTTCTTAATCAATAGAAGTATTAACGTACAAGATATTTATCTGCAGTCAGCACACATGATTTTCTCagttctgaaatttaaataagaatttggtACTTTTATAGGAATAATACATAAAAGTAACTtgtaaagggaaatttttttcagaaacttcTGTGAAACTTCAAGCACATAGAAGTTTGATGCATTTCTGAGGAAAGTGGCAATGAGTATCAAAGACCTTGGGAGGGGTATAGGAACACTGTTTAAATTTGACAAGAGAAATTATTGGTGAGCTATGTTCAACAGAATGGACAAGTTTGGTTTTCTCGTCAGAAAACTTTTATAATACCATCCCTAGATGGCAGCATATAGCCCGAATTCCTCAGGTCTAACACAGAATGAGCAAATGTTGTCCGAGGCAATTCAGTAAGAAAGCTATCTTgcttttttttgatggctacaacCTAAGTACCTAATGCTCTCATCTGCAGTTTTTTGTTTCAgaagaatcaaaaccacaagtGGTATCAAATCCTAACTCCCTCAGCTGGCACTGCTCATCTGTGGAGTGGACAGCAGGGTCATCCATGCCAAGGAGTCTGTGTTGGCTCTGTCACCTTGCAGTCACCGATAGTCATACTGTCCATTCATGTATTAGCGAGCTTCATTTATGTATGGATATGGAGGGAAAACCCAAATATGTTACGTTCTCTCAAGTTCATCAGGTTAGTCATCAATTAATAAGATGCTGAGTGAATATCCAGaacagtattttctaatttgGGTGGAGGACAAAGCTGTTGCTTGTCATAGAGAAAACAGTAATGCCTAATTATAGCACATTATAATTAAAGGATTTCTCGCATACTTGACATCTTATCCTTAGGACACTTGTGTGAAAAAGGCAGGGCATCGCCTTCCTTTTCATAGTTGAAATCCATATGTCACAGGTGAAAGTTTGGTCTGAAGCCATTCAGAGATAAGTGACTAAGCAGGTATTAGACTCTTAGTGAACTTGTTAGTATGGATTCAAATAGATGTGAAGGTTATGAataggggaagcaggagagaaacTGGGATCCTTGGGAAGTCTCCAGAACACACTGGAGTAGCATCACTTAGGTGATTCTAAGAGGAAAGGTCCAGAAAGGTTACATATCAAGATTTCATGAATCTTAATTCTATACTTCCAAATTAAATGTCCAGTATGGTGGCATGCTGCAGAGAGAACATTTCAGCTGCAATCACCAAGTAGAAAAGCTCATGAGTTGACTTTGTTATGCCACCATTTACCAGattagaaatggatttttttgccAATTACAAATTTGGTGTGGGGCTACAgcaatgtcatttttttaaaag
The nucleotide sequence above comes from Mustela erminea isolate mMusErm1 chromosome 21, mMusErm1.Pri, whole genome shotgun sequence. Encoded proteins:
- the RNF170 gene encoding E3 ubiquitin-protein ligase RNF170 isoform X2, giving the protein MYCPICLHQASFPVETNCGHLFCGTCIIAYWRYGSWLGAISCPICRQTVTLLLTVFGENDQSQEIVSLRQDINDYNRRFSGQPRSIMERIMDLPTLLRHAFREMFSVGGLFWMFRIRIILCLMGAFFYLISPLDFVPEALFGILGFLDDFFVIFLLLIYISIMYREVITQRLNR